The following coding sequences are from one Streptomyces sp. V3I7 window:
- the mqnE gene encoding aminofutalosine synthase MqnE, which yields MDVGLKRELEEKVRSGERLTREDGIALYESDDLAWLGGLAHEVRTRKNGDVVHFNVNRHLNMTNVCTASCAYCSFQRKPGEKDAYTMRIEEAVKLAKSMESENLTELHIVNGLHPNLPWRYYPRSLRELKAALPNVSLKAFTATEIHHFETISGLSASEILDELIDAGLESLTGGGAEIFDWEVRQHIVDHRTHWEDWSRIHRLAHEKGLKTPCTMLYGHIEEPRHRVDHVLRLRELQDETNGFQVFIPLRYQHDFVDMQDGKVRNKLQARTTMATGAEALKTFAVSRLLFDNVPHVKVFWVMHGVQTAQLALQHGADDMDGSVVEYKITHDADNYGTPNKLTRDDLLDLIRDAGFRPVERNTRYEIIREYDGPDAGRRESPQPMRV from the coding sequence GTACGAGTCGGACGACCTCGCATGGCTCGGTGGACTCGCCCACGAGGTGCGCACGCGGAAGAACGGCGACGTCGTCCACTTCAACGTCAACCGTCACCTCAACATGACGAACGTGTGCACCGCGTCCTGCGCCTACTGCTCCTTCCAGCGCAAGCCGGGTGAGAAGGACGCGTACACGATGCGCATCGAGGAGGCGGTGAAGCTCGCCAAGTCGATGGAGTCGGAGAACCTCACCGAGCTGCACATCGTCAACGGCCTGCACCCGAACCTCCCGTGGCGCTACTACCCGCGCTCCCTGCGCGAGCTGAAGGCCGCGCTGCCGAACGTCTCGCTGAAGGCGTTCACGGCCACCGAGATCCACCACTTCGAGACCATCTCCGGGCTTTCGGCCTCCGAGATCCTCGACGAGCTGATCGACGCGGGCCTGGAGTCCCTCACCGGCGGCGGCGCGGAGATCTTCGACTGGGAGGTCCGCCAGCACATCGTGGACCACCGCACCCACTGGGAGGACTGGTCCCGGATCCACCGCCTGGCGCACGAGAAGGGTCTGAAGACCCCGTGCACCATGCTGTACGGCCACATCGAGGAGCCCCGCCACCGCGTCGACCACGTGCTGCGGCTGCGTGAGCTGCAGGACGAGACGAACGGCTTCCAGGTCTTCATTCCGCTGCGCTACCAGCACGACTTCGTCGACATGCAGGACGGCAAGGTCCGCAACAAGCTGCAGGCCCGTACGACCATGGCGACGGGCGCCGAGGCCCTGAAGACGTTCGCCGTCTCCCGGCTGCTGTTCGACAACGTCCCGCACGTCAAGGTCTTCTGGGTCATGCACGGCGTGCAGACCGCCCAGCTCGCGCTCCAGCACGGCGCCGACGACATGGACGGCTCGGTCGTCGAGTACAAGATCACGCACGACGCGGACAACTACGGCACCCCGAACAAGCTGACCCGCGACGACCTGCTCGACCTGATCCGCGACGCCGGCTTCCGCCCCGTCGAGCGCAACACGCGCTACGAGATCATCCGTGAGTACGACGGCCCGGACGCCGGGCGCCGCGAGTCGCCGCAGCCGATGCGCGTGTGA
- a CDS encoding DUF4229 domain-containing protein: protein MLRYTLMRLGIFAGCLLVVWGLVFAGVFPRGFGDSNFLWLILLAMVLSAPISFVVLRGERDRASVQVVQRVDRMKANLEANRGQEDAAS from the coding sequence ATGCTCCGCTACACGCTGATGCGCCTCGGGATCTTCGCGGGCTGCCTCCTCGTCGTCTGGGGCCTCGTCTTCGCCGGCGTGTTCCCGCGCGGCTTCGGCGACTCCAACTTCCTGTGGCTGATCCTGCTGGCCATGGTGCTCTCGGCGCCGATCAGCTTCGTGGTGCTGCGGGGGGAACGGGACCGCGCCTCGGTGCAGGTCGTGCAGCGGGTCGACCGGATGAAGGCCAACCTGGAGGCCAACCGCGGTCAGGAGGACGCGGCGTCCTGA
- a CDS encoding TetR/AcrR family transcriptional regulator — protein MGAVKTKRMPRAVREQQMLDAAVRIFGRRGYMAASMDEIAELAGVSKPLVYLYLNSKDDLFTACVRREADALSEAVRAGVRTDVSADRQLWGGLRAFFAHTAAHPDGWSLLHRQARIHGDPFAAEVGAARAEIVTFVTRLIAAARELDMPEQEAAGLAEALVGAAESLATWANATPDISASQAAATLMNFAWAGLGGLREGRTWSASVVEA, from the coding sequence ATGGGTGCCGTGAAGACCAAGCGGATGCCGCGGGCGGTCCGGGAGCAGCAGATGCTCGACGCCGCCGTACGGATCTTCGGCCGGCGGGGGTACATGGCCGCGTCGATGGACGAGATCGCCGAACTCGCGGGCGTCTCCAAGCCGTTGGTCTATCTGTACCTGAACTCCAAGGACGACCTCTTCACGGCGTGCGTCCGGCGTGAGGCCGACGCGCTCTCCGAGGCGGTCCGCGCGGGCGTCCGCACGGATGTCTCCGCCGACCGCCAACTCTGGGGCGGTCTGCGGGCGTTCTTCGCCCACACCGCCGCCCACCCCGACGGCTGGTCCCTGCTGCACCGTCAGGCCCGCATCCACGGCGATCCCTTCGCCGCGGAGGTCGGCGCGGCACGGGCGGAGATCGTCACGTTCGTGACCCGCCTGATCGCCGCCGCACGGGAACTCGACATGCCCGAGCAGGAGGCCGCCGGGCTGGCCGAGGCCCTGGTGGGCGCCGCGGAATCCCTGGCGACCTGGGCCAACGCCACCCCGGACATCTCGGCAAGCCAGGCGGCGGCGACCCTGATGAACTTCGCCTGGGCCGGCTTGGGCGGCCTCCGGGAGGGGCGCACCTGGTCCGCGTCGGTTGTGGAGGCCTAG
- a CDS encoding MaoC/PaaZ C-terminal domain-containing protein: MSDPISDPSADHTDRRTVTLTRAPALAPALARGALRSPFRRPRPDAGFDRTRLVLSGVRADPSWLAAYARVCGFPAGAESLPLPYPHLLGFPSAMRLMSGRDFPLPLLGLVHTSIEIVRHTALPATGTYDVAVHVAALAPHRRGTQATVVTELRDAERVVWESRSTYLARHRAATRPTEPPAEPKAPAPLPAVAEWRIPADTGRRYATVSGDRNPIHLHPLTARLFGFPRAVAHGMWTVARCAAAHAAPKAAVLRAEFRTPVLLPATAVYATDGKARFELRDEAHDHRRPYVTGEIHATPT; the protein is encoded by the coding sequence ATGAGCGATCCGATATCGGACCCCTCCGCCGACCACACGGACCGCCGCACCGTCACCCTCACCCGGGCTCCGGCCCTCGCTCCCGCGCTCGCCCGGGGCGCCCTGCGCTCCCCCTTCCGCCGCCCGCGCCCCGACGCCGGCTTCGACCGCACCCGGCTGGTGCTGTCCGGCGTCCGCGCCGACCCGTCCTGGCTGGCCGCGTACGCCCGGGTGTGCGGTTTCCCCGCCGGCGCGGAATCACTCCCGCTCCCGTATCCGCACCTACTCGGCTTCCCGTCGGCCATGCGTCTGATGAGCGGCCGGGACTTCCCGCTGCCGCTGCTCGGCCTGGTCCACACGTCGATCGAGATCGTCCGCCACACGGCCCTCCCCGCCACCGGGACGTACGACGTCGCCGTCCACGTCGCCGCTCTCGCACCGCACCGGCGCGGGACCCAGGCCACGGTCGTGACCGAACTCCGCGACGCCGAGCGCGTCGTGTGGGAGTCACGGAGCACCTACCTCGCCCGCCACCGCGCGGCCACCCGCCCCACGGAGCCCCCTGCGGAGCCCAAGGCCCCGGCCCCGCTGCCCGCCGTCGCCGAGTGGCGGATCCCCGCGGACACCGGTCGGCGGTACGCCACCGTGTCCGGCGACCGCAACCCCATCCACCTGCACCCGCTCACCGCCCGCCTCTTCGGCTTCCCCCGGGCCGTGGCGCACGGAATGTGGACCGTGGCCCGCTGCGCCGCCGCCCACGCCGCCCCCAAAGCGGCCGTACTACGAGCGGAGTTCCGCACCCCGGTCCTGCTCCCGGCGACAGCGGTGTACGCGACGGACGGCAAGGCCCGCTTCGAACTGCGCGACGAGGCCCACGACCACCGACGCCCGTACGTGACCGGCGAGATCCACGCCACGCCCACGTAG
- a CDS encoding long-chain fatty acid--CoA ligase yields MSTPFSNAPAPSGAPVQATDYDGEAILVKPETRRLNGVVREASVPPFAPPVTHGSLADLPFENAEANPHAVVLSRRTAGGRWQDVTAAQFAHEVMAVATALIAEGLEPGDRIAIMARTTYEWTLLDFGAWAAGLVTVPVYPTSSAFQTQWILADSGAVALVTETADQAAALDSQLERLPALRHVWVMEKGHVDSLVELGSQVPGGASEVAVRRGMLGPGTLATVIYTSGTTGRPKGCALSHGNFFAEVDNAKELLRPVFRTKSGEPASVLLFLPLSHVFGRMVSIMCLRSGVRLGHAPSLKPADLLPDLAAFRPTCLLTIPYMLEKVFNTARARAEADGRLTSFDRAAAVAERFGEALVARQTGTGSGPKAALKTSRAFYDPLVYRHIRNALGGRVQYVICGGSPLGRRLGAFYAGAGIEILEGYGLTETAGATTVMPPLKPRLGTVGWPLPGTKIHIAADGEILIGGEHVLRGYWDPRAGGVVPATRDGWLATGDIGRLDDEGYLTITGRKKELMITAGGKSVAPAPLENWLRSHPLISQCMLVGDGRPYVVALVTLDRDGITHWRQMHGKHPVPPELLTTDAELRAVLQQAVDEANALVSRPESIRDFAVLPVDFTEEAGQLTPSMKVRREQIMRDFAAQVEQLYAGYTG; encoded by the coding sequence GTGTCCACCCCGTTCTCGAACGCCCCGGCACCCTCCGGTGCCCCCGTCCAGGCCACCGACTACGACGGCGAAGCGATTCTCGTCAAGCCGGAGACCCGGCGTCTGAACGGCGTCGTACGGGAGGCGTCGGTGCCGCCGTTCGCCCCGCCGGTGACCCACGGGTCGCTGGCCGACCTGCCGTTCGAGAACGCGGAGGCGAACCCCCACGCGGTGGTGCTCAGCCGCCGGACGGCCGGTGGCCGGTGGCAGGACGTGACCGCCGCCCAGTTCGCCCACGAGGTCATGGCCGTGGCGACCGCGCTGATCGCGGAGGGGCTGGAGCCCGGCGACCGGATCGCCATCATGGCCCGGACGACGTACGAGTGGACGCTGCTGGACTTCGGGGCCTGGGCCGCCGGACTCGTCACGGTCCCCGTCTACCCCACCTCCTCCGCCTTCCAGACCCAGTGGATCCTCGCCGACTCCGGCGCGGTCGCCCTGGTCACGGAGACCGCCGACCAGGCGGCCGCGCTGGACTCCCAGCTGGAGCGACTGCCCGCGCTGCGGCACGTGTGGGTCATGGAGAAGGGCCACGTCGACAGCCTGGTGGAGCTCGGCTCGCAGGTGCCCGGCGGCGCCTCCGAGGTCGCCGTCCGCCGCGGCATGCTGGGCCCCGGCACGCTCGCCACCGTCATCTACACCTCCGGCACCACCGGTCGGCCCAAGGGCTGCGCGCTCTCCCACGGCAACTTCTTCGCCGAGGTGGACAACGCCAAGGAGCTGCTGCGCCCGGTGTTCCGCACGAAGTCGGGCGAGCCGGCGTCGGTGCTGCTGTTCCTGCCGCTGTCCCATGTCTTCGGCCGCATGGTGTCGATCATGTGCCTCCGCAGCGGGGTGCGGCTGGGCCACGCCCCGAGCCTGAAGCCCGCGGACCTGCTCCCGGACCTCGCCGCCTTCCGGCCGACGTGCCTGCTGACCATCCCGTACATGCTGGAGAAGGTCTTCAACACGGCCCGCGCCCGCGCCGAGGCCGACGGCCGGCTGACGTCCTTCGACCGCGCGGCGGCGGTGGCCGAGCGGTTCGGCGAGGCGCTGGTGGCCCGTCAGACGGGCACGGGCAGCGGCCCGAAGGCCGCCCTGAAGACGAGCCGCGCCTTCTACGACCCGCTGGTCTACCGCCACATCCGCAATGCCCTGGGCGGCCGGGTCCAGTACGTCATCTGCGGCGGCTCCCCGCTCGGCCGCCGCCTCGGGGCCTTCTACGCCGGGGCCGGCATCGAGATCCTGGAGGGCTACGGCCTGACCGAGACGGCGGGCGCGACCACCGTGATGCCGCCGCTGAAGCCCCGGCTGGGCACGGTGGGCTGGCCGCTGCCGGGCACGAAGATCCATATCGCGGCGGACGGCGAGATCCTCATCGGCGGCGAGCACGTGCTGCGCGGCTACTGGGACCCGCGGGCGGGCGGCGTCGTCCCGGCGACCCGGGACGGCTGGCTGGCCACGGGCGACATCGGCCGGCTCGACGACGAGGGCTATCTGACCATCACCGGCCGCAAGAAGGAGCTGATGATCACGGCGGGCGGCAAGTCGGTGGCCCCGGCCCCGCTGGAGAACTGGCTCCGCTCCCACCCGCTGATCTCCCAGTGCATGCTCGTCGGCGACGGCCGCCCCTACGTCGTCGCGCTCGTGACCCTCGACCGCGACGGCATCACCCACTGGCGCCAGATGCACGGCAAGCACCCGGTGCCGCCGGAACTCCTCACCACCGACGCCGAGTTGCGGGCGGTGCTGCAACAGGCAGTGGACGAGGCGAACGCGCTGGTCTCGCGCCCCGAGTCCATCCGCGACTTCGCCGTGCTCCCCGTCGACTTCACCGAGGAGGCGGGCCAGCTCACCCCGTCCATGAAGGTGCGCCGCGAACAGATCATGCGGGACTTCGCGGCGCAGGTGGAGCAGCTGTACGCGGGCTACACCGGCTGA
- a CDS encoding class I SAM-dependent methyltransferase produces the protein MTEADFLTATRAFYDTIADDYAAHFQDELAGRPLERAVLGVFAELVGDGPVADLGCGPGRVTGYVASLGVPVFGLDLSASMLAVARRENPRLRFEQGSMLDLDLPDGGLAGVMCWYSSIHTPAALLPALFAGFHRVLAPGGTLLLAFQAGDVPLRLDTPFGHPVSLDFQRRRPEDMERLLADAGFALHSRTVRQPDAALADSAPQAFLIARRPEAAGDAQPV, from the coding sequence ATGACCGAAGCCGACTTCCTCACCGCCACCCGCGCCTTCTACGACACCATCGCCGACGACTACGCCGCACACTTCCAGGACGAACTCGCCGGCAGGCCGCTGGAGCGGGCCGTGCTCGGTGTGTTCGCCGAGCTCGTCGGCGACGGGCCGGTCGCCGACCTCGGCTGCGGGCCCGGGCGCGTCACCGGCTACGTCGCCTCGCTCGGTGTGCCGGTGTTCGGGCTCGACCTGTCGGCCTCGATGCTGGCGGTCGCCCGGCGCGAGAACCCGCGCCTGCGCTTCGAGCAGGGCTCGATGCTGGACCTGGACCTGCCGGACGGCGGCCTCGCGGGCGTCATGTGCTGGTACTCGTCCATCCACACCCCGGCCGCTCTGCTGCCCGCGCTGTTCGCCGGGTTCCATCGCGTCCTCGCCCCCGGGGGCACCCTGCTGCTCGCCTTCCAGGCCGGTGACGTACCGCTCCGCCTCGACACGCCGTTCGGCCATCCGGTGTCCCTGGACTTCCAGCGGCGCCGTCCCGAGGACATGGAACGCCTGCTGGCCGACGCCGGTTTCGCGCTCCACTCCCGCACCGTGCGCCAGCCGGACGCGGCGCTCGCGGATTCGGCGCCCCAGGCCTTCTTGATCGCCCGGCGACCGGAGGCGGCGGGCGACGCTCAGCCGGTGTAG
- a CDS encoding cold-shock protein — MATGTVKWFNAEKGFGFIAQEGGGPDVFVHYSAINASGFRSLEENQQVSFDVTQGPKGPQAENVTPV, encoded by the coding sequence ATGGCTACCGGAACCGTTAAGTGGTTCAACGCCGAAAAGGGCTTTGGCTTCATCGCCCAGGAAGGCGGCGGCCCCGACGTCTTCGTTCACTACTCCGCGATCAACGCCTCTGGCTTCCGCTCCCTCGAGGAGAACCAGCAGGTGAGCTTCGACGTCACGCAGGGTCCGAAGGGCCCGCAGGCTGAGAACGTCACCCCGGTCTGA
- a CDS encoding menaquinone biosynthetic enzyme MqnA/MqnD family protein, with product MDISRTRPRVGHIQFLNCLPLYWGLARTGTLLDFELTKDTPEKLSERLVQGDLDIGPITLVEFLKNADDLVAFPDIAVGCDGPVMSCVIVSQVPLEELDGARVALGSTSRTSVRLAQLLLAERFGVQPDYYTCPPDLSVMMQEAEAAVLIGDAALRANLHDAPRYGLTVHDLGSLWKEWTGLPFVFAVWAARRDYLEREPEITRQVHEAFLSSRNLSLEEVTKVAEQAARWEAFDERILEQYFTTLDFRFGAPQLAAVAEFARRVGPTTGFPADVKVDLLAP from the coding sequence GTGGACATTTCTCGCACCAGGCCGCGCGTCGGTCACATCCAGTTCCTCAACTGCCTGCCCCTCTACTGGGGGCTCGCGAGAACCGGCACCCTCCTCGACTTCGAGCTGACGAAGGACACCCCGGAGAAGCTCAGCGAGCGGCTGGTGCAGGGAGATCTCGACATCGGGCCCATCACCCTCGTCGAATTCCTCAAGAACGCCGACGACCTGGTCGCCTTCCCCGACATCGCGGTCGGCTGCGACGGTCCCGTCATGTCCTGCGTGATCGTCTCCCAGGTCCCGCTGGAGGAGCTGGACGGCGCCCGGGTCGCCCTCGGCTCGACCTCGCGCACCTCGGTCCGCCTCGCCCAGCTGCTCCTCGCCGAGCGCTTCGGCGTGCAGCCCGACTACTACACCTGCCCGCCCGACCTCAGCGTGATGATGCAGGAGGCGGAGGCGGCGGTCCTCATCGGGGACGCGGCGCTGCGCGCCAACCTCCACGACGCGCCGCGCTACGGGCTCACCGTGCACGACCTCGGCTCGCTGTGGAAGGAGTGGACGGGCCTGCCGTTCGTCTTCGCCGTCTGGGCCGCCCGCCGGGACTACCTGGAGCGCGAGCCCGAGATCACCCGCCAGGTGCACGAGGCCTTCCTCTCCTCCCGCAACCTCTCCCTGGAGGAGGTCACCAAGGTCGCCGAGCAGGCCGCCCGCTGGGAGGCCTTCGACGAGCGGATCCTGGAGCAGTACTTCACGACCCTCGACTTCCGTTTCGGCGCGCCCCAGTTGGCGGCCGTCGCCGAGTTCGCCCGGCGTGTCGGCCCGACGACCGGATTCCCGGCGGACGTGAAGGTCGACCTGCTGGCCCCGTGA
- a CDS encoding A24 family peptidase translates to MSDDLVLVAAAALWGAAAGTLLPRAAYRFSVPSEQPWRASCPGGHPLRGWLGRARCGECAHVLPYDRAAPLLVLATALVCAALAAATGTRPELGVWLLLAPVGVLLAVVDFRVQRLPDPLTLPLAAAALGLLALAALAPEHAGTWLTALYGALALGGGYYLLFRINPAGMGFGDVKLALGMGAVLGWYGWPTVMLGTFAGFLFGALYGGALVVARRAGRKSAIPFGPFLAAGALAGVLIGAYAA, encoded by the coding sequence ATGAGTGATGACCTCGTGCTCGTCGCCGCCGCCGCGCTCTGGGGCGCGGCGGCCGGGACCCTGCTGCCCCGTGCGGCCTATCGCTTCTCCGTCCCCTCCGAGCAGCCCTGGCGGGCCAGTTGCCCGGGCGGCCATCCGCTGCGCGGGTGGCTCGGACGCGCGCGCTGTGGGGAGTGCGCGCACGTGCTGCCGTACGATCGCGCCGCCCCCCTCCTCGTCCTCGCCACCGCCCTCGTCTGCGCTGCTCTCGCCGCGGCCACCGGCACGCGTCCCGAACTCGGCGTCTGGCTGCTGCTCGCGCCCGTCGGAGTGCTGCTGGCCGTCGTGGACTTCCGGGTGCAGCGGCTGCCGGACCCGCTGACGCTGCCCCTCGCGGCCGCCGCCCTCGGCCTGCTCGCCCTCGCCGCCCTCGCGCCCGAGCACGCCGGCACCTGGCTCACCGCGCTCTACGGCGCCCTCGCGCTCGGCGGCGGCTACTACCTGCTGTTCCGTATCAACCCCGCCGGCATGGGCTTCGGCGACGTCAAACTGGCCCTCGGCATGGGCGCCGTCCTGGGCTGGTACGGCTGGCCCACCGTCATGCTGGGTACGTTCGCCGGGTTCCTGTTCGGGGCGTTGTACGGCGGCGCCCTCGTCGTCGCGCGGCGGGCGGGGCGCAAGTCGGCCATCCCGTTCGGGCCGTTCCTCGCCGCGGGCGCGCTCGCGGGCGTGCTCATCGGCGCGTACGCCGCCTGA
- the mqnC gene encoding cyclic dehypoxanthinyl futalosine synthase, which yields MTEKADLQPVLDRAAAGGRITPEEALDLYRHAPLHALGAAADAVRRRKYAGSEHIATYIIERNINYTNVCVTACKFCAFYAAPKDTKKGWTRDLDDILRRCAETVELGGTQIMFQGGHHPDYGVEYYEQHFAAIKKDFPDLVIHSLGASEVEHMARISGVSVEEAITRIHAAGLDSFAGAGAELLPERPRKAIAPLKESGERWLEIMEIAHGLGVESTSTMLMGTGETNAERIEHLRMIRDVQDRTGGFRAFIPYTYQPENNHLKGRTQATLFEYLRMIAIARLFLDNVQHIQGSWLTTGKEVGQLSLHYGADDLGSIMLEENVVSSAGAKHRSNRLEIIELIRKAGRTPAQRATTYEHLVVHDDPANDPVDERVVSHISSTAIEGGTAHPELKLLASN from the coding sequence GTGACCGAGAAGGCCGACCTCCAGCCCGTGCTCGACCGTGCCGCGGCGGGTGGACGCATCACCCCCGAAGAGGCGCTCGACCTCTACCGCCACGCGCCGTTGCACGCCCTCGGCGCCGCCGCCGACGCCGTGCGCCGCCGCAAGTACGCGGGCAGCGAGCACATCGCGACGTACATCATCGAGCGGAACATCAACTACACGAACGTGTGCGTCACGGCGTGCAAGTTCTGCGCCTTCTACGCCGCGCCCAAGGACACCAAGAAGGGCTGGACCCGGGACCTCGACGACATCCTGCGCCGCTGCGCGGAGACCGTCGAACTCGGCGGCACCCAGATCATGTTCCAGGGCGGCCACCACCCGGACTACGGCGTCGAGTACTACGAGCAGCACTTCGCCGCCATCAAGAAGGACTTCCCCGACCTCGTCATCCACAGCCTGGGGGCGAGCGAGGTCGAGCACATGGCCCGGATCTCCGGGGTGTCGGTCGAGGAGGCCATCACCCGGATCCACGCGGCCGGTCTCGACTCCTTCGCCGGCGCCGGTGCCGAACTGCTGCCCGAGCGGCCGCGCAAGGCCATCGCCCCGCTCAAGGAGAGCGGCGAGCGCTGGCTGGAGATCATGGAGATCGCGCACGGGCTCGGCGTCGAGTCCACCTCGACGATGCTCATGGGCACGGGCGAGACCAACGCCGAGCGCATCGAGCACCTGCGGATGATCCGGGACGTGCAGGACCGCACCGGCGGCTTCCGCGCCTTCATCCCGTACACCTACCAGCCCGAGAACAACCACCTGAAGGGCCGCACGCAGGCGACGCTCTTCGAGTACCTGCGGATGATCGCGATCGCCCGCCTCTTCCTCGACAACGTCCAGCACATCCAGGGTTCCTGGCTGACCACGGGCAAGGAGGTCGGCCAGCTGTCGCTGCACTACGGCGCCGACGACCTCGGCTCGATCATGCTGGAGGAGAACGTCGTCTCCTCGGCCGGCGCCAAGCACCGCTCCAACCGGCTGGAGATCATCGAGCTGATCCGCAAGGCGGGCCGCACCCCGGCCCAGCGCGCGACGACGTACGAACACCTCGTCGTGCACGACGACCCGGCGAACGACCCCGTCGACGAGCGCGTCGTCTCGCACATCTCCTCGACGGCCATCGAGGGCGGCACGGCCCACCCCGAGCTGAAGCTGCTGGCGTCCAACTAG
- a CDS encoding demethylmenaquinone methyltransferase, with amino-acid sequence MTRAFLDKQPHEVASMFDNVAERYDLTNDVLSLGQDRRWRKEVARAVDARPAQKVLDLAAGTATSSLPFAQTGAYVVPCDFSLGMLQVGKKKHPWLPLTAGDATKLPFKDDTFDAVTISFGLRNVQDTDAALRELYRVTRPGGRVVICEFSHPTYAPFRTVYTEYLMRALPPVARAVSSSPDAYVYLAESIRAWPDQPALAERLQKAGWSKVAWRNLSGGIVALHRGFKQA; translated from the coding sequence GTGACCCGCGCATTCCTGGACAAGCAGCCGCACGAAGTCGCCTCGATGTTCGACAACGTGGCGGAACGGTACGACCTGACGAATGACGTTCTGTCGCTCGGCCAGGACCGGAGATGGCGCAAGGAGGTCGCGCGGGCGGTCGACGCGCGCCCCGCGCAGAAGGTCCTGGACCTGGCCGCCGGTACGGCCACCTCGTCGCTGCCCTTCGCGCAGACGGGCGCGTACGTCGTTCCGTGCGACTTCTCCCTCGGCATGCTTCAGGTCGGCAAGAAGAAGCACCCCTGGCTGCCGCTCACGGCCGGCGACGCCACGAAACTGCCGTTCAAGGACGACACCTTCGACGCGGTGACGATCTCCTTCGGGCTGCGCAACGTGCAGGACACCGACGCGGCGCTGCGCGAGCTGTACCGGGTGACGCGGCCTGGCGGACGCGTGGTGATCTGCGAGTTCTCGCACCCGACGTACGCGCCCTTCCGCACCGTCTACACCGAGTACCTGATGCGCGCCCTGCCGCCGGTCGCGCGCGCGGTCTCCTCCAGCCCCGACGCGTACGTCTACCTCGCCGAGTCCATCCGCGCCTGGCCCGACCAGCCGGCGCTGGCCGAGCGGCTGCAGAAGGCCGGCTGGTCGAAGGTGGCCTGGCGCAACCTCAGCGGCGGCATCGTCGCCCTGCACCGCGGCTTCAAGCAGGCCTGA
- a CDS encoding PASTA domain-containing protein: MRVPRLVGLMAVDARETARVNGLLLAAPDRPEFHLAVVDYVVRQYPRPGVEVPRESPVYVWFDFGEGDGGGGVREPRVPKPPQGGLQRELDRPGDAFEALGR; the protein is encoded by the coding sequence GTGCGCGTACCGCGCCTGGTCGGCCTGATGGCCGTGGACGCGCGCGAGACGGCCCGGGTGAACGGCCTGCTCCTCGCCGCCCCCGACCGGCCGGAGTTCCACCTCGCCGTCGTCGACTACGTCGTACGCCAGTACCCGCGGCCCGGCGTCGAGGTGCCGCGGGAGTCGCCGGTGTACGTGTGGTTCGACTTCGGCGAGGGGGACGGCGGCGGAGGAGTGCGCGAGCCGCGCGTCCCGAAGCCGCCCCAGGGCGGTCTCCAGCGCGAACTGGACCGGCCCGGGGACGCGTTCGAGGCGCTGGGCCGGTGA
- a CDS encoding GNAT family N-acetyltransferase gives MNRALPEMRLRVPTHEDAFAWHRIFADPDVMEFQGGKAAELSVYEELTARQRRHDAEYGFCLWSVLGPSGEVVGFTGAQPWERPWGPAGEIEIGWRLGRAHWGHGYVTAAAHQTLERLRALGVPSVVAMIDARNARSIAVTRRLGMSLAEVFTTPQSQRQGHCYRLDL, from the coding sequence GTGAACCGAGCTCTCCCCGAAATGCGGCTGCGTGTTCCCACCCACGAGGACGCGTTCGCCTGGCACCGGATCTTCGCCGATCCCGACGTCATGGAGTTCCAGGGAGGAAAGGCGGCGGAGCTGTCGGTGTACGAGGAGCTCACCGCCCGCCAGCGCCGCCACGACGCGGAGTACGGCTTCTGTCTGTGGTCCGTGCTCGGCCCCTCGGGCGAGGTCGTCGGCTTCACGGGGGCCCAGCCGTGGGAGCGGCCGTGGGGCCCGGCCGGCGAGATCGAGATCGGCTGGCGGCTCGGCCGGGCGCACTGGGGCCACGGGTACGTCACCGCGGCCGCGCACCAGACCCTGGAGCGGCTGCGCGCGCTGGGCGTGCCGAGCGTGGTGGCGATGATCGACGCCCGCAACGCGCGCTCGATCGCGGTCACCCGGCGCCTGGGCATGAGCCTGGCCGAGGTCTTCACGACCCCGCAGTCGCAGCGGCAGGGGCACTGCTACCGCCTCGACCTGTGA